From the Lysobacter sp. FW306-1B-D06B genome, one window contains:
- the tsaD gene encoding tRNA (adenosine(37)-N6)-threonylcarbamoyltransferase complex transferase subunit TsaD: MKVLGIETSCDETGVAVYDTDTGLRSHTLYSQIALHAEYGGVVPELASRDHVRKLLPLVRETLREAGLTTADLDGVAYTAGPGLVGALLVGAGVARSLAWALDVPAIGVHHMEGHLLAPLLEDDPERGRPEPPFVALLVSGGHTQLVHVEAIGRYRLLGETLDDAAGEAFDKTAKLMGLPYPGGPQLAALAEQGRPGAFKFARPMTDRPGLDFSFSGLKTQVLLAWQDSDRSDTVRADIARGFEDAVVDTLAIKCERAMDASGCDTLVVAGGVGANKRLRARLDEMTRKRGGRVSFPRPQFCTDNGAMIAYAGALRLAAGQHGDLAVRVTPRWDMATLEAVTTARDS, translated from the coding sequence ATGAAAGTCCTCGGCATCGAAACCAGCTGCGACGAAACCGGTGTGGCCGTCTACGACACGGACACCGGCCTGCGCTCGCACACGCTCTATAGCCAGATCGCCCTGCACGCCGAATACGGCGGCGTGGTCCCCGAGCTGGCCAGCCGCGACCACGTCCGCAAGCTGCTGCCGCTGGTGCGCGAGACCCTGCGCGAGGCGGGGCTCACGACCGCCGACCTCGATGGGGTGGCCTATACGGCCGGCCCCGGGCTGGTCGGGGCGCTGCTGGTCGGTGCGGGCGTGGCGCGCTCGCTGGCCTGGGCGTTGGACGTGCCGGCCATCGGCGTGCATCACATGGAAGGCCACCTGCTGGCCCCGTTGCTGGAGGACGACCCCGAGCGCGGTCGCCCGGAGCCGCCGTTCGTGGCGCTGCTGGTCTCCGGCGGCCACACCCAGCTGGTGCATGTGGAGGCCATCGGCCGTTACCGCCTGCTGGGCGAGACCCTGGACGACGCCGCCGGCGAGGCCTTCGACAAGACCGCCAAGCTGATGGGCCTGCCGTACCCGGGCGGCCCGCAACTGGCGGCGCTGGCCGAGCAGGGGCGTCCGGGCGCCTTCAAGTTCGCCCGGCCCATGACCGACCGCCCCGGCCTGGATTTCAGCTTCAGCGGCCTGAAGACCCAGGTCCTGCTGGCCTGGCAGGACAGTGACCGCAGCGACACGGTCCGCGCCGACATCGCGCGCGGCTTCGAAGACGCCGTGGTCGACACGCTGGCGATCAAGTGCGAGCGCGCGATGGACGCCTCCGGCTGCGACACGCTGGTGGTCGCCGGCGGCGTGGGTGCCAACAAGCGCCTGCGCGCCCGGCTCGACGAGATGACCCGCAAGCGCGGCGGCCGCGTCAGCTTCCCGCGCCCGCAGTTCTGCACCGACAACGGCGCGATGATCGCCTACGCCGGTGCGCTGCGGCTGGCGGCGGGCCAGCACGGCGATCTCGCCGTGCGGGTGACGCCGCGTTGGGACATGGCGACGCTCGAAGCGGTGACGACAGCACGGGATTCGTGA
- the rpsU gene encoding 30S ribosomal protein S21, which translates to MPSVKVRENEPFEFALRRFKRTCEKAGVLAETRKREFYEKPTQERKRKAAAAVKRQARRASRDVTKRQRLY; encoded by the coding sequence ATGCCCAGCGTCAAAGTCCGCGAAAACGAGCCTTTTGAGTTTGCTCTGCGTCGCTTCAAGCGCACCTGCGAGAAGGCCGGCGTCCTGGCCGAGACCCGCAAGCGCGAGTTCTACGAGAAGCCGACCCAGGAACGCAAGCGCAAGGCCGCCGCCGCGGTGAAGCGCCAGGCCCGTCGCGCCTCGCGTGACGTGACCAAGCGTCAGCGCCTGTACTGA
- the folB gene encoding dihydroneopterin aldolase: protein MDHVFIEGLEIEALIGIYDWERRIRQPLVFDIEMAFDNRVPAASDAIEDTLNYKAVSKRIVEYVSQSDFGLVETLAERVAQIILTEFGVQRVRLKLSKPGAVRGARAVGVSIERSAS from the coding sequence ATGGACCACGTCTTCATCGAAGGCCTCGAGATCGAGGCGCTCATCGGCATCTACGATTGGGAGCGGCGCATCCGCCAGCCGCTGGTGTTCGACATCGAGATGGCCTTCGACAACCGCGTGCCGGCCGCCAGCGATGCCATCGAGGACACGCTGAACTACAAGGCCGTCAGCAAGCGCATCGTGGAGTACGTGAGCCAGTCGGATTTCGGCCTGGTGGAAACGCTGGCCGAGCGCGTGGCGCAGATCATCCTCACCGAGTTCGGCGTACAGCGCGTGCGCCTGAAGCTGAGCAAGCCCGGCGCGGTGCGCGGCGCGCGCGCGGTGGGCGTGTCGATCGAACGCTCGGCGTCCTGA
- the folK gene encoding 2-amino-4-hydroxy-6-hydroxymethyldihydropteridine diphosphokinase has translation MSRAYLSLGSNVDATAHLRAAVQALRERFGAVVMSPVYRTRAVGFDGPDFHNAAAIIETDLDPQSLNDWLHALEDAHGRDRNGPRYGDRTLDIDIVLFDGITLEGAGNLRIPRPELKHAFVLRPLAEIAPEVVVPGTGHTLAQLWARHPEHGAALESIAL, from the coding sequence ATGAGCCGCGCCTACCTCAGCCTGGGCAGCAACGTCGATGCCACCGCGCACCTGCGCGCGGCGGTGCAGGCGCTGCGCGAACGTTTCGGCGCGGTGGTGATGTCGCCGGTGTACCGCACGCGCGCGGTGGGCTTCGACGGGCCGGATTTCCACAATGCCGCCGCGATCATCGAAACCGATCTGGACCCGCAATCGCTCAACGACTGGCTGCATGCGCTGGAAGACGCGCATGGCCGCGATCGCAACGGCCCGCGTTACGGCGATCGCACGCTCGACATCGACATCGTGCTGTTCGACGGGATCACGCTGGAAGGCGCGGGAAATCTGCGCATTCCACGTCCCGAGCTGAAGCACGCCTTCGTGCTGCGACCGCTGGCGGAGATCGCGCCGGAGGTCGTCGTGCCCGGCACGGGCCACACGCTGGCGCAGCTGTGGGCGCGACATCCCGAGCACGGTGCGGCGCTGGAATCGATCGCGCTGTAA
- a CDS encoding murein L,D-transpeptidase family protein, protein MRRVALLLGALVLALSPGLTSALTRTIPSSARSVAAEARVRPALQRDLASAGLRYGAPVLVRIFKLEGELEVWIDSGRGYRLFRTYPVCRYSGQLGPKLRTGDGQAPEGIYRISPKQLNPNSTYHLSFDLGYPNAYDRSHGRTGSYLMVHGNCVSIGCYAMGDASIEEIYSLVAAALRDGQPSVAVFALPFRFDGAGATQRLRDPTWGDFWRQLKRIDDAFVQTHRVPAISVSNGAYRLTPQR, encoded by the coding sequence ATGAGGCGCGTCGCGCTGCTCCTGGGCGCGCTTGTGCTCGCGCTGTCGCCGGGCCTGACCAGCGCGCTGACACGCACCATTCCTTCCAGCGCCCGCTCGGTCGCAGCCGAAGCCCGGGTCAGGCCCGCACTGCAGCGCGATCTGGCCTCGGCAGGACTGCGTTACGGCGCACCCGTGCTGGTGCGCATCTTCAAGCTGGAAGGCGAGCTGGAAGTGTGGATCGACAGCGGCCGCGGCTACCGGCTGTTCCGCACGTATCCGGTGTGCCGCTACTCGGGCCAGCTCGGGCCGAAACTGCGCACCGGTGATGGACAGGCGCCGGAAGGCATCTACCGCATCTCACCGAAGCAGCTGAACCCGAACAGCACCTACCACCTCTCGTTCGACCTGGGCTATCCCAATGCCTATGACCGCAGCCACGGCCGCACCGGCAGCTATCTGATGGTGCATGGCAATTGCGTGTCGATCGGCTGCTATGCGATGGGCGATGCGTCCATCGAGGAGATCTACAGCCTGGTGGCCGCGGCGTTGCGCGACGGGCAGCCGTCGGTGGCGGTGTTCGCGCTGCCGTTCCGCTTCGACGGCGCAGGCGCCACGCAGCGTCTGCGCGACCCCACATGGGGCGATTTCTGGCGCCAGCTCAAGCGCATCGATGACGCGTTCGTGCAAACGCACCGCGTTCCCGCGATCAGCGTGAGCAACGGAGCCTACCGCCTCACGCCGCAACGATAG
- a CDS encoding GatB/YqeY domain-containing protein, whose product MSLKQRLTDDMKAAMKGGDKHSLAVIRLINAAIKQKEVDERIELDDAAVIAVLDKMVKQRRDSVSQYEAAAREDLAQVERDEIVVIERYIPAKMGEAEILAAIESAIAETGATGPADMGKLMGPLKAKLAGQADMGQVSALVKKRLSP is encoded by the coding sequence ATGAGCCTCAAGCAGCGACTCACCGATGACATGAAGGCCGCCATGAAGGGCGGCGACAAGCACAGCCTGGCCGTGATCCGCCTGATCAACGCCGCCATCAAGCAAAAGGAAGTCGACGAGCGCATCGAGCTGGACGACGCCGCCGTGATCGCCGTGCTCGACAAGATGGTCAAGCAGCGCCGCGACTCGGTCAGCCAGTACGAAGCCGCCGCCCGCGAGGACCTGGCCCAGGTCGAGCGCGACGAGATCGTCGTCATCGAGCGCTACATCCCCGCCAAGATGGGCGAGGCCGAGATCCTGGCCGCCATCGAGTCCGCCATCGCCGAAACCGGCGCCACCGGCCCGGCCGACATGGGCAAGCTGATGGGCCCGCTCAAGGCCAAGCTCGCCGGCCAGGCCGACATGGGCCAGGTGTCGGCGCTGGTGAAGAAGCGGCTGTCCCCGTAA
- a CDS encoding SAM-dependent methyltransferase, whose amino-acid sequence MSTDFPPHRPDARARQQEAATLPAPDADALTHSARLSELIRAQIAEHGGAIPFSRFMELALYAPGLGYYSAGASKFGESGDFVTAPEIGPIFAACVAQSVAPVFQQLAAGAEPSSSRFLELGGGTGAFAEVALKRLMELDALPDRYCILEPSAQLRHRQRERLQERLVPPLFELVEWLDGPFNDDWDGVLFANEVIDALPTPRFAMEVGEVYEEHVAIEGGQFVRVLRPADAFLANAVRHVERQLGREFEHGYRSEALPQLPYWVQAVSGGMRNGALLFVDYGYPRGEFYQPDRNDGTLRAFYRHRMHGEPLLWPGLQDLTASVDFTALAEAGVSAGFDFAGYCSQASFLLGNGLAGVLERIERIEDEGERLKRTQEVKRLTLPSEMGERFQVMGFEKGVEFGAAFLAGDLSFRL is encoded by the coding sequence ATGTCCACCGATTTTCCCCCGCACCGTCCCGATGCACGCGCGCGCCAGCAGGAAGCCGCAACCCTGCCCGCGCCCGATGCCGACGCGCTCACCCACAGCGCGCGCCTGTCCGAACTGATCCGCGCGCAAATCGCCGAACACGGCGGCGCGATCCCGTTCTCGCGCTTCATGGAGCTGGCGTTGTACGCGCCGGGCCTGGGCTATTACAGCGCGGGGGCGAGCAAGTTCGGCGAGAGTGGCGATTTCGTCACCGCGCCGGAAATCGGCCCGATCTTCGCCGCCTGCGTGGCGCAGAGCGTGGCGCCGGTGTTCCAGCAACTCGCAGCGGGCGCGGAGCCTTCATCGAGCCGTTTCCTGGAGCTGGGGGGTGGCACCGGGGCCTTCGCCGAAGTCGCGCTGAAGCGGTTGATGGAGCTGGATGCGCTGCCGGATCGCTACTGCATCCTGGAGCCCAGCGCGCAGCTGCGTCATCGCCAGCGCGAGCGCTTGCAGGAACGCCTGGTGCCGCCGTTGTTCGAGCTGGTCGAATGGCTCGACGGTCCGTTCAACGACGACTGGGATGGCGTGCTGTTCGCCAACGAGGTGATCGACGCACTGCCGACGCCGCGCTTCGCCATGGAGGTCGGCGAGGTGTACGAAGAGCACGTCGCCATCGAAGGCGGCCAGTTCGTGCGCGTGCTGCGTCCGGCCGATGCGTTCCTGGCGAACGCGGTGCGCCACGTGGAGCGCCAGCTCGGCCGCGAATTCGAGCACGGCTACCGCTCCGAAGCATTGCCGCAACTGCCCTATTGGGTGCAGGCCGTGTCGGGCGGCATGCGCAACGGCGCCCTGCTCTTCGTCGACTACGGTTACCCGCGCGGCGAGTTCTACCAGCCCGACCGCAACGACGGCACGCTGCGCGCGTTTTACCGCCACCGCATGCACGGCGAGCCGCTGCTGTGGCCGGGCCTGCAGGATCTGACCGCTTCGGTGGACTTCACCGCGCTGGCCGAAGCCGGCGTGTCGGCGGGCTTCGATTTCGCCGGGTACTGCTCGCAGGCCAGCTTCCTGCTCGGCAACGGTCTTGCGGGCGTGCTGGAACGCATCGAACGCATCGAGGACGAAGGCGAACGCCTCAAGCGCACGCAGGAAGTGAAGCGCCTGACGCTGCCCAGCGAGATGGGCGAGCGCTTCCAGGTGATGGGCTTCGAGAAGGGCGTGGAGTTCGGCGCCGCCTTCCTGGCCGGCGACCTGAGCTTCCGCCTGTGA
- a CDS encoding DUF6159 family protein, with translation MFEKFSRSWELVKASAAVLRSDKELMVFPIVSAIATLVVLATFLVPMIGWRVFSHGAASSVIWVFLFYFCQYTVIVFCNSALVAAAMIRLEGGDPTLADGFNAAKERLPAILGYAAIAATVGVILKRMKDDDNVLMRLVGGGLGAAWTLATFLVVPVLVHQGVGPFEALKRSANLLKRTWGENAIGNVGIGLAFGLASFALIVVGALLAFVAAQLSMALAVVIVVLFVIGLLLMGVYQAALSGIYSAALYQYAMEGEAPPAFRALQLESAFATK, from the coding sequence ATGTTCGAGAAGTTCTCGCGCAGTTGGGAGCTGGTGAAGGCGAGCGCGGCGGTATTGCGTTCGGACAAGGAACTGATGGTGTTTCCGATCGTCTCGGCCATCGCCACGCTGGTGGTGCTGGCGACGTTCCTGGTGCCGATGATCGGCTGGCGCGTCTTCAGCCATGGCGCTGCTTCCAGCGTGATCTGGGTGTTCCTGTTCTATTTCTGCCAGTACACGGTGATCGTGTTCTGCAACAGCGCGCTGGTCGCCGCGGCGATGATCCGCCTGGAAGGCGGCGATCCGACGCTGGCGGACGGTTTCAACGCCGCCAAGGAGCGTCTGCCGGCGATCCTGGGTTACGCGGCCATCGCCGCGACTGTCGGCGTGATCCTCAAGCGCATGAAGGACGACGACAACGTGCTGATGCGCCTGGTCGGCGGCGGCCTGGGCGCGGCGTGGACGCTGGCGACGTTCCTGGTGGTGCCGGTGCTGGTGCACCAGGGTGTGGGTCCGTTCGAGGCGCTCAAGCGCAGCGCGAACCTGCTCAAGCGCACCTGGGGCGAGAACGCGATCGGCAACGTGGGCATCGGCCTGGCGTTCGGGCTGGCGTCGTTCGCGCTCATCGTGGTGGGCGCGCTGCTGGCGTTCGTCGCGGCGCAGCTGTCGATGGCGCTGGCGGTGGTGATCGTGGTGCTGTTCGTGATCGGCCTGCTGCTGATGGGCGTGTACCAGGCAGCGCTGAGCGGCATCTATTCCGCGGCGCTGTATCAGTACGCGATGGAAGGCGAGGCGCCGCCGGCGTTCCGCGCGCTGCAGCTGGAATCGGCGTTCGCGACGAAGTGA
- a CDS encoding pteridine reductase has translation MSTPPATPPVALVTGAARRIGAAIARTLHSAGYDVALHYRDSGDDAQALAAELETARAGSTLLLQADLAQFDRLPELIALCVGRFGRLDALVNNASTFTPTPIGTATPTQWDALFASNARAPFFLAQAAAPHLRATRGAIVNLADLYAERPLREHTLYCMAKAALLMMTRSLAVELGPDVRVNAVSPGAILWPEDRTDTAAQQAMLARTPLGRTGTPQEVAEAVRWLLQDAHYSTGQVLHLDGGRMLGA, from the coding sequence ATGAGCACGCCCCCCGCCACGCCGCCGGTCGCGCTGGTCACCGGCGCGGCACGGCGCATCGGCGCTGCGATCGCGCGGACGCTGCATTCGGCCGGGTACGACGTGGCACTGCACTACCGCGACTCCGGGGACGACGCGCAAGCCCTTGCGGCGGAGCTCGAGACCGCGCGCGCGGGCAGCACGTTGCTGCTGCAGGCCGACCTGGCGCAGTTCGACCGCCTGCCGGAACTGATCGCCCTTTGCGTGGGCCGCTTCGGTCGCCTCGACGCGCTGGTGAACAACGCGTCCACCTTCACGCCGACACCGATCGGCACCGCCACGCCTACGCAGTGGGATGCCCTGTTCGCCAGCAACGCGCGTGCGCCGTTCTTCCTGGCGCAGGCGGCAGCCCCACACTTGCGCGCTACGCGTGGGGCGATCGTCAACCTCGCCGACCTCTACGCCGAACGCCCGCTGCGCGAGCACACCCTCTACTGCATGGCGAAGGCCGCGCTGCTGATGATGACGCGCTCGCTTGCGGTGGAACTCGGCCCGGACGTGCGCGTCAACGCGGTGTCCCCGGGGGCAATCCTGTGGCCCGAAGACCGCACCGACACCGCCGCGCAGCAGGCCATGCTCGCGCGCACTCCGCTGGGCCGCACCGGCACGCCGCAGGAAGTCGCCGAAGCCGTGCGCTGGCTGCTGCAGGACGCGCACTACAGCACCGGGCAGGTGCTGCATCTGGATGGTGGACGGATGCTGGGGGCATGA